GCCTGTATCACTTCCGCGACCAGGGTGTCGGCAGCGCTGACCGCTTCCCGGGGGTCATCGACGAAGTTACCCTGGATCCGCTGCCACCGCCCTCGGAACGCTTCCTGCTCCTCTCCGAGAAGGGGCTCATTCCCGTCGTCCCCCTCGTCGGCGGTCGCCGCTTCGGGCTCGGGGGTGGAGGCCGGTGCGTGTTGTGTTTCCTCCTCCCCGCCCGGAAGGCTGCCGGGGTCATCCCTCGTGGCTTCGCCCGGGAAGGTGGGTGGAACTTCGGTCGGAGCCTCACGGGCCTGCGCAGCCGAGGCGCCCCCACCGCGTAGATCGTCGGTGGACAGTTTGCCCGTGTCGGCCCGGAGGGGATCTCGAGGTCCCGTCGCCATTGTTCTTCCTCCATCCGTTACTCGCGCGGCCGCCCGCCGTTGTGGAGCAGTTCGTCGAACAGAGCCCGGTAGTGGACCATCGCGCCCCGTAGTTCTTCCGTGGTCGCCTGGTGGCGGCTGCTGCGGTCGCTGACCTCGTGGGCCATGCGGTAGTTCTGCAGAGTACGGCCGTGCTCGACGGACAGGTCGCTGGCCTGCTGCTCGAACTCCTTGGTCGGATAGCCGCGTTCACTCATCAGCGCGGCCACGAGCCGGTCGGCTTCGTGGACTGCGTCGTCGGGGTGGTCGACGAACCGCTCCTGTGCCTGGTTCCAGCCCTGGGCGTACTTCTCTCGATCAGCCGCCGAGAGCGGCTTGATCTCCAGAGCGTCATGGCGCTGTTCGCGTTCGCGGAGTTCGTGTTCTGCGGCCGTGCGGCTCTGTTTCTCCTCCACGAGTCGCTCGTACTCCGGGCCGAACTGTTTCTTCAGATGACGTCTGCGCGCGATCTGCCGTGCCACGAGTGCGCACAGCAGCAGGACGACCACTGCCGCAACAATGATTGCTATGAGGGTTCCGGTCGACATGGCTCCTCCGCCCGCCGATTGCCGAGCAACGAAGAATTGCCGGAGATGCCCCGCCCCTCACCATTTCCGGCGTAATCCGCCGATGGGCAATCACTCGCGCGATGGGCAATCACTCGCGACTACCGGGGGTCACGAGTGATTACCCGGTCGTTCCACCAGTAATGCCCTCGCCGGGCCACCGTGTCCGACCTCGCGCCCAGGCGTGAATCGGCACGACACGGGCGCACTCGCATCTTGTAGGTGCTCCTCCTTCCCACTGTGTCTCGCATGAGCCGGTGCGGCAACTGCCAGGGGTCTGTCGTGATCGGGTTCGGTTCGGAAACGCACGCTCGTCGGGCGACGGGGTCGTTCCGAGACACGGCCAGATTTTCCACGCGGACGGTCATCCCTCGACGGGGGAACCGTGACGTCCGGCTTGAGCCCATTGCCGTACGTGCACGGTCCATGGCTGGAGAAGCGGGCGAGCCCCCTCGGACTCGTTGAGGGCGCCGACGGTCAGGGCCGCGTGCGGCAGTGGCCGGGCCCGTTCACCGCCGTGCCCCGCCCGTACGGTATCCACGGCCGGAGTGATGTGTTCGGCGGGGGCGCTCCCGCGCGGGCGCCCGCCGCCGATGCTCGATGAAGACCTGGGGCGCCCTCGAAGACCTGCGGCGCCCTCGCCGAGAAGCGTGCCCACCGGGCCAGGACGCAAGCACCCGCCGACGGCGAGCAGGCCCGCCCCGGGGGTTGATCACCGCGCCTCGGGCGCGAGGCGGGCCTTGGGGGTCGGCTCTTCGCAGGACCGTTCCTCCGGCTCGCGGCCAGGATCGCCGGAAGCGGCGCCGGCGCCGAGCCGGGGGACACGAACGCGAGCCGGAGGGCACGAACGGCCATGAAGTCGTCCGCGACGTCCCGGTCAGGATCTTCTACGGAGTCGGCTTGAGCAATGAGGGCGATGAGTGCCTTCTCCCAGGGGCCCTCGGTTACCCGTTTCCGAGCCCGGACAGAGAAACTCCTGCCCCTCACCCGATAGTGGGGCAGGTCCGTCCACGGTGCCCCCGGGCCGGCACTGGTAGACGATCCCAACGATCACCTGCCAGTGATCCCACTGATCCCACCGCCGTCCTGCCCGCCTCGGTGTCCGGTCCGGCGACGGGCAGCGACTCACTCCTCGTAGGTCTTCATGGTCCGAGGAACTTCGAGGTCAGAAGCGCTTGACGAGACTGACCGAGCGGTCGTTGACGGTGAATCCGAGGCTCTGGTACAGGCCGAGGGCGCCGGTGGGGCTCTCGGCGTCGACGTCCAGCACGGCGCGGCCCAGGCCCTCGGCCCGCAGGGTCCGCAGCACGTGGGCCAGCATGGCACGGGCCAGCCCCTGCCCCCGTGCCTCCCGCCTCACCCCGACGGACGAGATGTACCCGAACGAGCCTCCGCGCAGCGGCCATTCCTCCGGCGTCACGTCCACGAGAACGAAGCCGACGACGCGCTCGCCCCCGGACTCGTCGGGGGCGAGGGCGAGCACGGCCAGGTCCGGGCGGGACGCCTGCAGGCGGTCACCGGCGGCCCATTCGGCGGCGGTCATCGGCTGAGTGCCCCAGTGGTCGCGGAAGGCGTCGTTCCATGCGGATCTGGTCGGCTCCGCCCACTCCTTGTCGTAGGGCACGAAGCGCACCCCCGAAGGTGACGGCAGTTCGGGGAGCGGTGCCGCCAGGTCGCGTTCCAGCTCCAGCCACCACCGGGCGCGCTCGTAGCCGTTCGCCTCCAGGAGCCGGATCGTACGGGTGGCACGCTCGTCCGCGCCCACGGCCAGCCACCCGGGCAGGGTGGATTCGCAGGAGGCGAGATGCTGGAGGCCACGGGCCTCCTGCCAGGCCAGCAGCGCGCTGCCGATGCCCTCACCACGACGGTCCGGGACCACCGTTCCGTCGAGTTCCACCCAGAAAATCGTCTCCGGGCTCGACGGAGCCGTGGCCGAGCCGTAGGCGACGGCTCTCCCGTCGCGGTCGAGTGCGATCACCGCGTCGTGCTCGGGCACGAAGGTCTCGTCGGCGAACTCCTCTTCCAACTCGTCCCTCAACACCAGCGAGCGCGGGTGGTCGACCTCGCCGGCGGCGCGCTCCAGGTCGAGGATCAGGTCGATGTCGGCGGCGGTGACCGGCCGCCAGACGAGGTCCTCACCAACCGCGGGCAGGTCGATGGCCGAAGGGGCGGTCACCCGGTCACGCAGTGCGCGCGGGTCGAGGCCGTGATGCGGTGTCCCGCTCACAGGGTCCTACCTTTCATGGGGGGTTGCTCTGGTCGCTCATAAGGCCGGAGGACCAGAGATTCTGGGTGTGGCTGTCGCCGGCACGCCGCTCACTGGGCTCGGGCACGTGGCCGCCCGGAACCCGTGGCGGCTCGGCTCCCCTCGGGAGCCGCGACTCGATCGCTGCCGCAGGGCCATGGGGGCAAGGTCGTCCGCGGCTGACCTTTCCAGGCGGTGAACCGGCGGGTGGTCGCGCCCGGGATCCGGCCCGGGGCGGACATCGGCGAGGAACACCACCACTGCATGGCCCTTCCTCACCACCGGCGTACGCCACGGAACCACTGCGGCGGCGGACCGGCGTGCGAGCCGCCGTCCAGGTCGTGTGTTCCCCAGGAAGTCGCGCCGAACGGTCGTCGCCCCGGCCACGCCCGACCTGCTGGGTTCTCGCTCGCCACCGTTCGATCGTAACGCCTGAAAATCATGGAAAAAACTGAATTAATCTGTGATGCCCGCCGGCGGGTGCCCCTCCACAACACCGGCACGAGAGGGCCGGGGGAACGCCCCGTCACCCGTGCGGCGGGACATCAGGATGGGTACTTCCTCGCGGAAAGCCGCTGGAGGTACTGCCAACCCGCCTCGCGCTGGGCGGAGTTCCATACCTGACGGTTCTTGAACTCGGCTTCGACGGGGTCCGACCACACCCTCGGACCGCCTGCCGCCATGGCCATGAGCTGCGTACGGCAGGCACGTTCCAGCAGGACCGCGTACATCACGGCGGTGGCCGCGTCGGGCCCGACCGTGACAGCGCCGTGGTTCGGCATCAGGCAGCCGTGCGCATCACCGAGCGTCCGGGCCAGAGCGACGCCGAGCTCGGCAGTCGCAATGAGCGCGCCCGTATGGGTGAAGCGCGGCAACTGCGGAGCGCAGAAGGGGACTGCGTCGTGGGAGATGGGTCGCAGCTCGGTGTCCAGGGAGGCGAAGGCGGCGAGCGCGGGGGCATGGGTGTGCACCACACAACCGACGTCGGGGCGGTGCTCCATGATCTCGGTGTGGATGTGGTACTCGATGTGGCGCTCGCCCCGGCCGTAGTGCACCTCCCCGTCCCTGCTCACGAGGAGTACGCGCTCGGCGTCCACTTCCTCGAATCCCCAGCCGGCGGCCTTCATCCAGACCCCGTGACCGTCGTGATCGCGCACGGCGGCATGTCCCCACACCATGTCGGTCAGACCCGCGGCAGCCAGTGCGCGGCCGGCGCGTACAGTGTGTTCGATCTCTTCCTTCATCACAACTTCCGGTCAACTGGCGACCGGCTGGTACAGCCGGCCCATGTCGGTGCAGTCGTCGGGATTCCGGCGGCTGAAGGCCTGGTCGCGGAGGGCGGGGTGGTGTCGCCGCCGTCGTGCCCGGCCTGCCCCCTGACGAGCAGGAGGATGTGCTGCATTGGTTATCCCCTGGTCCAGTTCGCCACCAGCGGGGTGTCCACGCCGATCGGTCCGGTCCCCATGGCGCCGCCGGGACTGCCGAGCGGTGCGCCGCGGCCGGGCAGGGGCAGCGCGAAGAACGTCTTGTTGTCCTCGGCCCAGGCCGGATCCGTGCCGGCGGGCGCCGTGATGGCGGCGACCGGGCATTCGGTCAGGCAGGCACCGCATTCAATGCATTCCTCGGGCTGGATGTAGCGTTTGGTGAGGCCCTCGTAAATGCAATCCACGGGACACACGTCGACGCATGAGCCGTCGATTTCACTGATGCACTTCTCGTTGATCACATACGCCATGTCGTCGCCTCTTCTTGCGGATGCGGGGGGATGGGTCGGTGCGCCCGGTCCGAGGAATGACCGGGGAAGACGTCAAGTCCCGGGCGCAGCAGGGCGGCAAGGTTGTTGACCGCGGTGGCGGCCTCCCCGAACCCGACCGCCATGAGCCGGACCTTGCCGGGATAGGTGGTGATGTCACCGGCGGCGTAGACGCGGTCGACACCGGTGGACATGTCGGTACGGACCTCGATCTGCTGGCCGCTCAGGTTCAGTCCCCAGTCCTTGAGGGCACCCAGCGAGGCGATGTGTCCCAGAGCGGGGATCACCACGTCGGCGTCAAGGCGCGCCAGTGCCTGTGTGCCGTGGTCGCGTACGGTCACCGCTTCCACCTGGCCGGCGCCGTGGACCTCGGCGATCTCGCTGTTGGTCAGGACCTGGACGGTGGATTCCATGAGTTGGTTCACCGAGTGCTCATGGGCGCTGAATCGCTTTCTCCGGTGGACGAGCGTGACCCGACGGGCATGCGGGGCAAGCGTGTTGGCCCAGTCGACGGCACTGTCGCCGCCGCCGACGATCACCACGTCCCGGCCCGCGTACTCCTCGGGCGCGGCCACCACGTGGTGCACCCCATTTCCGTGATGGTTCTCGAGGGCCGGCAGGGGGCGCGGGGTGAAGCGGCCGATCCCCGCGGTGATGAGAACCGCGCCGGCCCGGATGCGGTGACCACTGCTCGTGGACACCGTTACCGAGTCGGGTCCGTGATCCAGCGCGCCCGCACCTTCGTTGAGCCGGATGACGGGTTCGGCGAGCCGGGCCTGTCGGACCAGGCGGTCGACGAGGCTCTGTCCGGTGATCGCGGGGAAGCCCGCGACGTCGAAGATCTCCTTGGCCGGGTAGAGGGCGGCGACCTGCCCGCCGAGGTGCGGCAGGCTGTCGAGCAGGGTGACTCCCAGGCCGCGCATGCCCGCGTAGAAGCAGGCGAAGAGGCCGGCGGGGCCGGCTCCGATGATCAGCAACTCGGTCCGTGAAGTCCTCGGTTCCGGGTCCGGAGCGGGTATGGACATGGTCAGCCCCACATCAATGATTCGTCCAGTGCGTCCGCGGAGGCCGACTCGGCGTAGGCTCTGGCGGCTCCGGGATGCAGTG
The nucleotide sequence above comes from Streptomyces sp. ML-6. Encoded proteins:
- a CDS encoding GNAT family N-acetyltransferase, which produces MSGTPHHGLDPRALRDRVTAPSAIDLPAVGEDLVWRPVTAADIDLILDLERAAGEVDHPRSLVLRDELEEEFADETFVPEHDAVIALDRDGRAVAYGSATAPSSPETIFWVELDGTVVPDRRGEGIGSALLAWQEARGLQHLASCESTLPGWLAVGADERATRTIRLLEANGYERARWWLELERDLAAPLPELPSPSGVRFVPYDKEWAEPTRSAWNDAFRDHWGTQPMTAAEWAAGDRLQASRPDLAVLALAPDESGGERVVGFVLVDVTPEEWPLRGGSFGYISSVGVRREARGQGLARAMLAHVLRTLRAEGLGRAVLDVDAESPTGALGLYQSLGFTVNDRSVSLVKRF
- a CDS encoding class II aldolase/adducin family protein, which encodes MKEEIEHTVRAGRALAAAGLTDMVWGHAAVRDHDGHGVWMKAAGWGFEEVDAERVLLVSRDGEVHYGRGERHIEYHIHTEIMEHRPDVGCVVHTHAPALAAFASLDTELRPISHDAVPFCAPQLPRFTHTGALIATAELGVALARTLGDAHGCLMPNHGAVTVGPDAATAVMYAVLLERACRTQLMAMAAGGPRVWSDPVEAEFKNRQVWNSAQREAGWQYLQRLSARKYPS
- a CDS encoding ferredoxin family protein, whose product is MAYVINEKCISEIDGSCVDVCPVDCIYEGLTKRYIQPEECIECGACLTECPVAAITAPAGTDPAWAEDNKTFFALPLPGRGAPLGSPGGAMGTGPIGVDTPLVANWTRG
- a CDS encoding NAD(P)/FAD-dependent oxidoreductase, with the protein product MSIPAPDPEPRTSRTELLIIGAGPAGLFACFYAGMRGLGVTLLDSLPHLGGQVAALYPAKEIFDVAGFPAITGQSLVDRLVRQARLAEPVIRLNEGAGALDHGPDSVTVSTSSGHRIRAGAVLITAGIGRFTPRPLPALENHHGNGVHHVVAAPEEYAGRDVVIVGGGDSAVDWANTLAPHARRVTLVHRRKRFSAHEHSVNQLMESTVQVLTNSEIAEVHGAGQVEAVTVRDHGTQALARLDADVVIPALGHIASLGALKDWGLNLSGQQIEVRTDMSTGVDRVYAAGDITTYPGKVRLMAVGFGEAATAVNNLAALLRPGLDVFPGHSSDRAHRPIPPHPQEEATTWRM